CCCGGTCCTGCATGACATTCCCAGCAACATTTTGCTGCAGGACAGGTCATTCTTGTCACCTGTCCGTGGCCATTTCCCCACTGCAGCAACCCTGTGTCTTATGTCAGGCATTGGCAGGAGAGACTCCAGGAAGCAACTTGGCTGTATGCAGCGGCTTTAAAACCAGCACCAGCACACCCATCTTACCAGAATatgcccagctccctcctccgGTTGATGTCTCTCTTAATTTGGCAAACAGAGCACATGAGGCAGCACGTGGTGACACAGAAGTCAGAGCAAATGGACCcctgttaggaagaaattggtTAGGGACATAGGCTTCCCAAAAGCCACGTTTTGGCCAAGAAAAACTTAATCACATTCCACTTTGTGtgccctttttttcctgtctggcTGGAGCACCCTGAGTAGCAGACACTAAAAACTGGGGCTGGCGAATCCCCAACACTATGgaaaggaatcacagaatcaactaagttggaagagacctctgggatcttCGAGTCcacctttgacctaacaccactgtgtcaactagaccatggcactaagtccacatccagtcttctcttaaacacctccagggatggtgaccccaccacgtccctgggtagcccattccaatgcctaataaccccttctgtgaataaatttttcctaatgtttaacctgaacctcctctggcagagcttgaggctgtgtcctctagtcctgtcactagttgcctggtAGAAGGAGGGAGCCTTCTCTGCAAGCTGCAGATAGCTACTTATGTTTTGGCTTCTGAGGTTAAGACTGAGGGGGGAAATGCACACAGAAAGAGAGAATTTGTGCAAACTGGACTTGGGCCCCCACGGTTGGCACTGGGGATGACACTAACCCGTGGTGGGAAGAAACCATTTCACATATGTACTGTATGCAAATGCCCACCTTTCTCCCTCATCTGGTTAGGGATGTTTATCTGTGTAACCAACTTAATCTATTCTTTAGTCTGCCCACAACTATCTCAAACCTTTCCTGCCTTTCAAAGATTGGGGATGGCATGGGGAAGCACCAGCCGAGGCTTTGCGAGCTACTGTGGTTGGCAGCAGCTGAAGACACAACACGTGCCCCCGGTGAAGGGTGCTGGGAAGGAGCTATGTCTGATTAACGTGCGTAGTTGGACACCAGCCCAGGGATCAGCTTGGCCGAGGGCATCCCAACTCCTGTGCTGTGCTCCCAGAATTGTGCAGGatacaaaagtgaaaaaaagggCAAGAGGGGAGTGCTGCCACCCCTTGCTCATCCCTGATGTGCAGAGAGAGGCCTTGGGGGCACCTCATCTTTCAGCCTCGCAGCACGGTGAGGGGGCGGGTTAACTACTGACCGAGATGTTGTATCTGGTGCGGTAGAGGGTCCTCATGGCCACGCTGGTCCCACACAGGCAGCACTCGTTCATGTCCCCGGCCACTTGGCAGGCAAGGCAGGGGAAGCAGAACATCCCGCAGCAGCCTGGCAA
The sequence above is drawn from the Nyctibius grandis isolate bNycGra1 chromosome 6, bNycGra1.pri, whole genome shotgun sequence genome and encodes:
- the LOC137665128 gene encoding placenta-specific gene 8 protein-like isoform X1 is translated as MATPSVVTVQPQYSMIMPSAARSMWQTGLMDCCTDCSVCCCGMFCFPCLACQVAGDMNECCLCGTSVAMRTLYRTRYNISGSICSDFCVTTCCLMCSVCQIKRDINRRRELGIFW
- the LOC137665128 gene encoding placenta-specific gene 8 protein-like isoform X2, translated to MATPSVVTVQPQYSMIMPSAARSMWQTGLMDCCTDCSVCCCGMFCFPCLACQVAGDMNECCLCGTSVAMRTLYRTRYNISGSICSDFCVTTCCLMCSVCQIKRDINRRRELGIF